One Brassica napus cultivar Da-Ae chromosome C4, Da-Ae, whole genome shotgun sequence genomic region harbors:
- the LOC106385780 gene encoding peroxiredoxin-2E, chloroplastic, producing MEIFMVDFLAKYKKSSLDPTSNDVKTVTVSSLTAGKKTILFAVPGAFTPTCSQKHVPGFVSKAAELRSKGVDVIACVSVNDAFVMEAWRKDLGINDEVMLLSDGNGEFTGKLGVELDLRDKPVGLGVRSRRYAILAEDGVVKVLNLEEGGAFTNSSAEDMLKAL from the coding sequence atggAAATTTTTATGGTAGATTTTTTAGCcaaatataagaaatcgtctCTTGACCCCACTAGCAACGACGTCAAAACAGTCACCGTCTCCTCCCTAACCGCCGGGAAGAAAACCATCCTCTTCGCCGTCCCGGGAGCCTTCACACCCACCTGCTCGCAGAAACACGTCCCCGGATTCGTCTCCAAAGCCGCAGAGCTCAGATCCAAAGGCGTCGACGTCATCGCGTGCGTCTCCGTGAACGACGCGTTCGTGATGGAAGCGTGGAGGAAGGACCTCGGAATCAACGACGAGGTGATGCTTCTCTCGGATGGTAACGGAGAGTTCACGGGGAAGCTTGGTGTGGAGTTGGATTTGAGGGATAAGCCGGTGGGACTCGGAGTTAGGTCGAGGAGATACGCGATTCTGGCGGAGGATGGTGTTGTGAAGGTTCTGAATCTTGAAGAAGGAGGCGCTTTTACGAACAGTAGTGCTGAAGATATGCTTAAAGCTCTTTGA
- the LOC106389140 gene encoding delta(14)-sterol reductase-like, with protein sequence MIVSYEIKSLRVVLKIYLIKQVNSSESVHSSFECFVESTMLEMDLRLLLPSLVPSSQSVYVLVFYFVYLAVAGEILPGKVIRGVVLSDGSQLRYRCNGLFALSLLVAILGISAKLGVLSPLVVADRGLELLSATFIFCVLVTLVLYITGRTSSDKSSSLKPHVSGNLLHDWWFGIQLNPQFIGIDLKFFFVRAGMMGWLLINLSILAKSFQDGSLSQSMILYQIFCALYILDYFVHEEYMTSTWDIIAERLGFMLVFGDLLWIPFTFSIQGWWLLHNKVELTVPAIVANCFVFLIGYMVFRGANKQKHIFKKSPKTPIWGKPPVVVGGKLLASGYWGIARHCNYLGDLMLALSFSLPCGISSPVPYFYPIYLLILLIWRERRDEERCAEKYKEIWAEYLRLVPYRILPYVY encoded by the exons ATGATCGTTTCCTATGAAATTAAGAGTTTAAGggttgttttgaaaatttacttAATTAAACAAGTGAACTCCTCGGAGTCAGTCCACTCGAGTTTCGAATGCTTCGTTGAATCCACAATGCTTGAAATGGATCTCCGTCTTCTCCTACCATCTCTCGTTCCCTCATCGCAATCC GTTTACGTGCTGGTGTTCTACTTCGTCTACTTAGCCGTCGCCGGAGAAATCCTTCCCGGAAAAGTTATCCGCGGCGTCGTTTTATCAGATGGCTCTCAGCTTCGGTACCGATGCAATG GTCTATTCGCACTGTCATTGCTGGTTGCTATTTTGGGAATCTCTGCAAAACTCGGCGTTTTGTCACCTCTT GTGGTTGCTGATAGAGGGCTTGAGTTGCTCTCAGCTACTTTTATCTTCTGTGTTTTG GTGACACTGGTATTGTACATTACTGGGCGCACTTCTTCGGATAAGAGTTCTTCCCTAAAACCTCACGTCTCAGGAAATCTTTTACACGACTG GTGGTTTGGAATACAGCTGAATCCTCAGTTTATTGGCATTGATCTCAA GTTTTTCTTTGTCAGAGCCGGGATGATGGGATGGCTGCTTATCAATCTCTCTATTCTGGCAAAAAGTTTTCAGGATGGTTCCTTGAGTCAGTCCATGATTCTTTACCAGATTTTCTGTGCG TTATATATATTGGACTACTTTGTTCATGAAGAATATATGACCTCTAC ATGGGACATAATTGCAGAGAGGTTGGGCTTCATGCTGGTGTTTGGAGATCTCCTGTGGATTCCTTTCACTTTTAGCATCCAG GGATGGTGGCTTTTGCACAACAAAGTAGAACTAACAGTTCCTGCTATTGTAGCCAATTGCTTTGTGTTCTTGATAGG GTACATGGTTTTTAGAGGGgctaacaaacaaaaacatatctTTAAGAAGAGCCCTAAAACACCTATATGGGGTAAGCCTCCAGTGGTGGTTGGTGGAAAGTTGCTTGCTTCAGGCTATTG GGGAATCGCAAGACACTGTAATTACCTTGGCGACTTGATGCTTGCTCTGTCCTTCAGTTTACCGTGTGGAATAAG CTCCCCGGTTCCATATTTCTACCCGATATACCTCCTGATACTGTTGATATGGAGAGAGCGAAGAGACGAGGAACGATGTGCAGAGAAGTACAAGGAGATTTGGGCTGAGTATCTTAGACTGGTCCCCTATAGAATCCTTCCTTATGTCTATTAA
- the LOC106389141 gene encoding fructose-bisphosphate aldolase 8, cytosolic, translating to MSAFTSKYADELIANAAYIGTPGKGILAADESTGTIGKRLASINVENVETNRRALRELLFTAPGALPCLSGVILFEETLYQKSSDGKLFVDILKEGGVLPGIKVDKGTVELAGTNGETTTQGLDGLGERCKKYYEAGARFAKWRAVLKIGENEPSEHSIHENAYGLARYAVICQENGLVPIVEPEILVDGSHDIHKCAAVTERVLAACYKALSDHHVLLEGTLLKPNMVTPGSDSAKVAPEVIAEHTVRALQRTVPPAVPAIVFLSGGQSEEEATKNLNAMNQLKTKKPWSLSFSFGRALQQSTLKTWAGKEENVKAAQEALYVRCKANSEATLGTYKGDAKLGDGAAESLHVKDYKY from the exons ATGTCTGCCTTCACCAGCAAATACGCCG ATGAGTTGATCGCTAACGCTGCTTACATCGGCACACCCGGGAAGGGTATTCTCGCCGCCGATGAGTCCACCGGTACCATCGGAAAGCGTCTTGCCAGCATCAACGTCGAGAACGTTGAGACCAACAGACGTGCTCTCCGCGAGCTTCTCTTCACCGCCCCTGGTGCTCTCCCTTGCCTCAGTGGTGTCATCCTCTTCGAGGAAACTCTTTACCAAAAGAGTTCCGATG GCAAGCTTTTCGTTGATATCTTGAAGGAAGGAGGAGTTCTTCCAGGTATCAAAGTCGACAAGGGTACCGTCGAGCTAGCCGGAACCAACGGTGAGACCACCACTCAGGGTCTCGACGGTCTCGGTGAGCGTTGCAAGAAGTACTACGAAGCTGGTGCCCGTTTCGCCAAGTGGCGTGCGGTCCTCAAGATCGGCGAGAACGAGCCATCAGAGCACTCCATCCACGAGAACGCTTACGGATTGGCTAGATACGCTGTTATCTGCCAGGAGAATGGTCTTGTGCCCATTGTTGAGCCTGAGATCCTCGTCGACGGATCCCATGACATCCACAAGTGTGCTGCCGTCACTGAGCGTGTCCTTGCTGCTTGCTACAAGGCTCTTAGCGACCACCACGTCTTGCTTGAGGGAACTTTGTTGAAGCCCAACATGGTCACCCCTGGTTCCGACAGTGCCAAGGTTGCTCCAGAGGTTATCGCTGAGCACACCGTCCGTGCTCTTCAGAGAACCGTCCCACCAGCTGTTCCAGCTATCGTGTTCTTGTCCGGAGGACAGAGCGAGGAGGAGGCGACTAAGAACTTGAACGCGATGAACCAGTTGAAGACCAAGAAGCCATGGTCATTGTCTTTCTCTTTCGGACGTGCGTTGCAGCAGAGCACTTTGAAGACATGGGCGGGTAAAGAGGAGAACGTCAAGGCCGCTCAAGAGGCCTTGTACGTGAGGTGCAAGGCTAACTCTGAAGCCACACTAGGAACATACAAAGGTGATGCTAAGCTTGGTGATGGAGCCGCGGAGAGCCTTCACGTGAAGGACTACAAGTACTGA
- the LOC106386272 gene encoding growth-regulating factor 4-like, with translation MDLQLKQWRSQQQNESKEQSYATKMFNSFSHQIQSQTATSATALPLFVPEPTTSSSFSCFSPDSSSSRLLKMGNLFSLAQWQELELQALIYRYMLAGASVPQELLLPIKKSLFHQSHLNFLHYPLQHNFPHHQPWYWGRGAVDPEPGRCKRTDGKKWRCSRNVVGSYKYCDRHIHRGRNRSRKPVETTTNAATNAASSFALGEKLGQGPDNLFFSSSSSHSSTQHLHLNSHQSCSSDMKQERNNNKRPYEAHNGRTNDGHILRHFFEDWPQSSDSTSRRMSSSTCHLSISMPTNASSDVSLKLSTCNEEEEEANMRNNNNNEKEHQQSMICWSSGENHHNMGGPLAEALRSASPTSGLLHQMGISTQVFSLKKML, from the exons ATGGACTTGCAACTGAAGCAATGGAGAAGTCAGCAGCAGAATGAGTCAAAAGAACAAAGCTATGCAACTAAGATGTTCAACTCTTTCTCCCATCAGATTCAATCTCAGACTGCAACTTCTGCTACTGCTCTACCTCTCTTTGTCCCTGAACCCACCACTTCTTCATCCTTCTCATGTTTCTCTCCTGATTCTTCCTCGTCTAGGCTGCTCA AGATGGGAAACTTGTTTAGCTTGGCACAGTGGCAAGAACTTGAGCTACAAGCACTGATATACAGATACATGTTGGCTGGTGCTTCTGTTCCTCAAGAGCTCCTCTTACCCATCAAGAAAAGTCTCTTCCATCAATCTCATTTGAACTTCCTTCACTATCCTCTGCAACATAACTTCCCCCATCACCAACCCt GGTACTGGGGAAGAGGAGCAGTGGATCCTGAGCCAGGGAGGTGCAAGAGAACGGACGGGAAGAAATGGAGATGTTCGAGGAATGTTGTAGGCAGTTACAAGTATTGCGACCGCCATATCCACCGTGGTCGAAACCGTTCAAGAAAGCCTGTGGAAACCACCACAAATGCTGCCACAAATGCCGCATCTTCTTTTGCCTTAGGCGAGAAGCTTGGTCAGGGACCAGACAATCTTTTCTTCTCCTCTAGCTCTTCTCATTCTTCAACTCAGCATCTCCACCTTAATAGTCATCAAAG TTGTTCTTCAGATATGAAACAAGAAAGGAACAACAACAAGAGGCCATATGAAGCTCACAATGGAAGAACAAACGATGGTCACATCCTGAGGCATTTCTTTGAGGATTGGCCACAATCATCAGACTCCACCTCACGTCGAATGAGCTCATCGACTTGTCATCTTTCCATCTCCATGCCCACTAACGCTTCATCAGATGTTTCTCTAAAACTTTCCACAtgcaatgaagaagaagaagaagcaaacatgagaaacaacaacaacaatgagAAGGAGCATCAACAAAGCATGATTTGCTGGAGCAGTGGAGAGAACCACCACAATATGGGTGGACCATTGGCTGAAGCCTTGAGATCAGCCTCTCCGACTTCCGGTCTTCTTCATCAGATGGGAATCTCAACTCAAGTCTTTTCATTGaagaaaatgttataa
- the LOC106385782 gene encoding putative pre-16S rRNA nuclease isoform X2 — protein MKYVKPLRLLGDALKTKVSVPGRFLGLDVGDKYVGLAVSDPSNMIASPLSVLLRKKTNIDLMATDFQNLVKSFSVSGLVVGYPFGKLNNVEDVVTVNLFIEELRKTEKLKDVKYTYWDERLSSKFKRRQCWTSLPL, from the exons ATGAAGTATGTGAAGCCACTGAGGTTACTGGGTGATGCGTTGAAGACAAAAGTGTCAGTACCTGGTCGGTTTCTCGGGTTAGATGTTGGTGATAAGTATGTTGGATTAGCTGTTTCAGACCCTTCTAATATGATTGCGTCTCCTTTGAG TGTTCTGCTAAGGAAGAAAACAAACATTGACTTGATGGCTACAGATTTTCAGAATCTG GTCAAATCATTTTCTGTGTCAGGCTTAGTTGTTGGTTATCCTTTTGGCAAACTGAACAACGTAGAAGAC GTCGTCACTGTGAATCTTTTCATTGAGGAACTTCGTAAAACCGAAAAACTCAAGGATGTGAAGTACACTTATTGGGACGAGCGTTTATCATCAAAG TTCAAGAGAAGACAATGTTGGACAAGTTTGCCGCTGTAG
- the LOC106385782 gene encoding putative pre-16S rRNA nuclease isoform X1, translating to MKYVKPLRLLGDALKTKVSVPGRFLGLDVGDKYVGLAVSDPSNMIASPLSVLLRKKTNIDLMATDFQNLVKSFSVSGLVVGYPFGKLNNVEDVVTVNLFIEELRKTEKLKDVKYTYWDERLSSKTVELMLKPLKLHPVQEKTMLDKFAAVVILQEYLDYANRYVNTEPEE from the exons ATGAAGTATGTGAAGCCACTGAGGTTACTGGGTGATGCGTTGAAGACAAAAGTGTCAGTACCTGGTCGGTTTCTCGGGTTAGATGTTGGTGATAAGTATGTTGGATTAGCTGTTTCAGACCCTTCTAATATGATTGCGTCTCCTTTGAG TGTTCTGCTAAGGAAGAAAACAAACATTGACTTGATGGCTACAGATTTTCAGAATCTG GTCAAATCATTTTCTGTGTCAGGCTTAGTTGTTGGTTATCCTTTTGGCAAACTGAACAACGTAGAAGAC GTCGTCACTGTGAATCTTTTCATTGAGGAACTTCGTAAAACCGAAAAACTCAAGGATGTGAAGTACACTTATTGGGACGAGCGTTTATCATCAAAG ACCGTTGAACTGATGTTGAAGCCTTTGAAACTGCATCCAGTTCAAGAGAAGACAATGTTGGACAAGTTTGCCGCTGTAGTTATACTTCAG GAGTATTTAGATTACGCAAACAGGTATGTAAACACTGAGCCAGAAGAGTGA